The following proteins are encoded in a genomic region of Asterias amurensis chromosome 5, ASM3211899v1:
- the LOC139937161 gene encoding uncharacterized protein isoform X1 — protein sequence MNAANRKNVPGNHQGQGVMNQEGQGYMNAAMAAAGNHGLGYTTVPMGWNRTIWGDGSVVYVSPSGHLLHCADELQRYLLAEGTCKCGLECPLIIDRVFNFNPRVPARPKLPSDILQRSHLQTLCKHRHKLVAMAAGLQGNEESLTNIGPPGGGLAAPGRSKAGVKRARSKSKPETGGDFQYPNLSVSQILALQQGRHQHHPQNITKHMPSMESIPYDHRLHQQQHSLESHQRQAQMHFLHMQHQELMQQHQQQQLLLHHQQLTRQASPRRGSQESLHSPIDQCSVEHWDGRVLHSSPTLRCPNIPFTRGAEVAPQNTPTAASPQNTVSRSRKRSGSSGELTVSPNERQTLPSHGSFSFPFHGEVHGSVVDGQNMVGMHLDGCSPSVIPLLSNLYHNQNRASSTAANMSNNPALFANRNDVAFYMQDRSKKSLVVPGQDSEEAAPIESTKSVDKSKADKMSTSVTPKDSNPTHSIKSSSMHNTKTDPKLPGGNISLQEIFNQSLEGSAFPASSLLSAAAKAQSAKQSQPPESPAPHHAGDLMSGMGLFNDNTPNVTPDTSKHEIAPSQISAKRKQSVESLKLSDSIGATETSSESSTSAVENISESPIQCLENAVLNLEDQPHVANVVPFPEGTTFSPERKRINTKSIEDAIDGWTKRPRLHSSDSSHGRASVESETIQSDVALSTHKVPEMNTDRLFLMHQHESTKVTGSYNVVCSTGKSTNLGEHQSVDELARLKKQQEWCAAMIRANQQHGTGNVSQIEHFPTDPQMGLPHIRSRGLQELQHIAMGGGPFPRMPGMQQHPNYAQMHQFPNRFINPQFVHPKMNVMQHPRGMPRPFRMDTPVEQIDPKIQQGANMCNSNILQSMLQQQQQQHLQQLGIPPGNFHHPGMKQVYHGEPSMPMKQFPDVVNLTKTHQHGSSTHKSGTSSQRRKTTKVLKSSGGSSTGGTPVVDLDDEEPKDAAYWVKAASKVGGVKKVKDILAMTRSLKKHNSESGQVEAIFEAVLDSASGGMKVIIKEGTRAQQGSTDQGKGSDSKKTLVKETIPTSETSEVSNVINVKKVSAELSDQSELHKSEISSPNTELNAGAGHERETPKKYLQTTFESGSQFAESDETKDAAITLLDLGSSNPNYLDNKDREGMTVIEEKSVLEMSITPMDTKSEDGATLESESCSPVLELREVQSIRSPCDEIVGDRHDEVCNTVPEQTVSPSVEQELVTCESAGLGTLSNQPLVELSDSQQTPTETLSLAASTDTPQSPNICADDQKSSDIVENEDGTVTDSGEGQLHLEFEEDTDKVEVSSQTKRLLEEAVSKSQEQRLTAYEAIPNTSSTPLDTSTSEQVDHDCTSDSCTEQQKTSLVVIDPDSKEEDPQQSLKDTVPESTEEPRISSETVPEVVGSCSDVGSLHGEDSHMSSGNLSLNISTAEIPDAEVQRDLDAWCSGEDSASQHENDHASDQEDTVLVLALGECSDETGGLIEHTEPKSSEGSDTEVTVMEDQAMGSVIGKTDKDQLQTQKISETATHTIPIESEPAEQYQSKDIQSMREGETMDSEPGNETIDKQLVEEDQSMDCESVKLDGPSKCEPVEQGESLDCESVKQKQPSELEPVKKDQAMDCEPVKQEQSPEYEPVKEEQSSSCEPENEDQSVECEQVKERFESKSEMQNQSLDYESLKQDQSLECEQVKLNQSSHCEPVHPDHLSECELVNQVESSECEPVKEDQSSDCEQVKQDESLKYVPVKQDQSSDRAPVKEDQSSDCEQVKQDNPLECEPVKQDQSVECAPVKLDQLSECEPVKQDESSHCDSGNTDQSSDCLPVKQDQVPECEPVNPGESSKCEPVKLDQAMECEPVKQDLGMDCEPIHQDRATESEPMEKDQSFESEAVTSAPAMECEPFLQDQASKSEPMPQDEGYDPSTSNDKVLTVDQVLEDDSMSEDEVMDHDSLETDQPVDSEHMTQDCLTSREQSNLTQNLEQTGEVNTSVQPLDRERAVNENLRDDSHQCSEDYNIEPMDEGESLHADQPVRLDSESTIGNSMKQDSGPVTQDHLTVRELGNQNLVIDDQPEKTESNAPVEDDTNSFLENDESNPVGQEDEQSEQGDEVEPADSTHLDQVPLLETVKGNDLDEATVLESHLVENQEVKGEDTSVDIESQNDEDTSGLGQDQQSHVVLHDAAVEESSENSETVAQDRLEETEPDSSSGHVQPNIQDSLDCSESVEQSFSELDNTEPERKGFDTGGQSTLSPQAGKIDEPLEKEQEPVQVSMVYVQAIDQNESSKVDEAVSENVFLTNHSIREDNVNNNRSTESLPYEDMGNFESGMSSADSEFQSKSRPALSNTSADVLLSDLQEDSEMAPEKSIEEVDVELESKLESIDKPEVEPLETVQVDLSSTESDSGAHRSSPSPAVGDDCPLSPTTHSSQEPATDDISTQSTSELLSFDDLTAPSASNGPSSLDSIERDSSSEVFNHCEMAEASDSLIENSLEPFKDRSSPFEPASNIESDLPNGLVEPQCLDDIPVGSLAGQTSDNLNQDDVAGVGRQSGLDDEQENRENTPLVEEPSVQEICTVRREPILKRTIGETPKSMMTAKEAGFKKERLTTEAPTRVLRGNVRTDPSSEFSSSMFPRHLEIGDLVWGPIRGYPSWPGKLVSEAEVRGRSRREEGKMWVRWFGDHSCTQVEPEKLKTLSEGLEAHHSARQSNRSRGRRLNSTLEAAIQEAMNELDKKMEQAKESKMKPVPKSSRQKTRCKRLR from the exons ATGAATGCTGCAAACCGCAAGAATGTTCCTGGCAACCATCAAGGGCAAGGCGTCATGAACCAAGAAGGGCAAGGCTACATGAATGCTGCAATGGCTGCCGCTGGGAACCATGGCTTGGGGTATACTACTGTACCTATGGGATGGAATCGTACTATATGGGGAGATGGCTCGGTCGTCTACGTAAG TCCAAGTGGCCACCTTCTGCATTGTGCCGATGAGCTTCAGCGATACCTCCTCGCAGAAGGCACTTGCAAATGTGGATTAGAATGTCCGCTGATCATCGATAGAGTGTTCAACTTCAACCCTAGGGTGCCGGCAAGACCCAAGCTACCATCTGACATCCTTCAGCGGAGTCATCTCCAGACTCTCTGCAAGCATAGACATAAGTTAGTTGCCATGGCAGCGGGGCTTCAGGGGAACGAGGAGAGCCTGACAAACATCGGTCCGCCTGGGGGAGGCTTGGCAGCACCTGGGAGAAGCAAAG CAGGAGTGAAGAGGGCAAGGTCGAAGTCGAAACCCGAGACTGGCGGTGATTTTCAGTATCCCAACCTTTCAGTGTCGCAGATCTTAGCACTTCAACAAGGCAGGCACCAGCACCATCCGCAAAACATCACCAAACATATGCCTTCAATGGAATCCATCCCTTATGATCATCGCTTGCATCAGCAGCAGCACAGCCTCGAGTCACATCAGAGACAGGCTCAGATGCACTTCTTGCACATGCAGCATCAGGAGCTTAtgcagcagcaccagcagcagcagctgcTGCTACACCACCAGCAGCTTACACGCCAGGCATCCCCACGCAGGGGAAGCCAGGAATCTCTCCATTCGCCTATTGATCAGTGCTCTGTTGAACATTGGGACGGAAGGGTGCTACACTCGAGCCCAACCCTTCGCTGTCCGAACATACCGTTTACCAGAGGTGCTGAGGTAGCACCACAGAACACACCTACTGCTGCAAGTCCACAAAACACTGTTTCAAGGTCGAGAAAAAGAAGCGGATCAAGCGGTGAACTTACTGTCAGTCCAAATGAAAGGCAAACACTCCCCAGCCATGGTTCCTTCTCGTTCCCCTTTCATGGGGAGGTACATGGGTCTGTTGTGGATGGACAGAATATGGTCGGCATGCACCTGGATGGATGTTCTCCGAGCGTGATTCCATTACTCAGCAACTTGTACCATAATCAAAACAGGGCTTCCTCGACTGCTGCTAATATGAGCAATAATCCAGCCTTGTTTGCCAATAGAAATGATGTGGCCTTCTATATGCAAGACCGGTCGAAAAAGAGCCTTGTTGTACCTGGCCAGGACTCAGAAGAAGCTgcaccaattgagtcaacaaaATCTGTGGACAAATCTAAAGCGGATAAAATGAGCACCTCAGTCACCCCAAAAGACAGCAACCCGACTCATAGCATCAAGTCCAGCTCTATGCACAACACAAAAACAGATCCAAAACTTCCAGGTGGCAATATATCACTGCAAGAAATATTTAACCAGTCACTTGAAGGAAGTGCCTTCCCAGCAAGTAGTCTACTTTCAGCTGCAGCTAAAGCCCAATCAGCAAAGCAATCTCAACCTCCTGAAAGTCCTGCACCCCATCATGCAGGCGACCTGATGTCTGGTATGGGCTTATTTAACGACAATACGCCTAACGTAACACCGGACACCTCGAAACATGAAATAGCACCTTCACAGATAAGCGCAAAGAGAAAGCAAAGTGTGGAATCATTAAAACTCTCTGACTCTATTGGGGCAACTGAGACCAGCAGTGAAAGTAGCACATCTGCTGTTGAGAATATCAGTGAGTCCCCAATACAGTGCCTGGAGAATGCTGTACTCAATTTAGAAGACCAGCCTCACGTAGCGAATGTAGTTCCCTTTCCAGAAGGCACAACTTTTTCTCCTGAGCGAAAGAGAATAAACACAAAGAGCATTGAGGATGCCATCGATGGCTGGACCAAGAGACCGCGGTTACACAGTAGTGACAGCTCACATGGACGTGCCTCTGTTGAATCTGAGACAATACAATCAGACGTTGCTTTATCAACTCACAAAGTGCCTGAGATGAACACGGACAGACTTTTCCTAATGCACCAGCATGAGTCGACCAAGGTAACAGGCTCATACAATGTTGTGTGTTCGACCGGAAAATCAACAAACCTGGGTGAGCATCAATCAGTGGATGAGTTAGCCAGGTTAAAAAAGCAGCAGGAATGGTGCGCAGCCATGATCAGAGCAAATCAACAACACGGTACCGGAAATGTTTCACAAATTGAGCATTTCCCAACAGATCCACAGATGGGACTTCCCCACATTAGGTCAAGAGGTCTCCAGGAGCTCCAACACATTGCCATGGGTGGTGGCCCTTTTCCCAGGATGCCAGGTATGCAACAGCATCCCAACTATGCCCAGATGCATCAGTTTCCAAATCGCTTTATCAATCCACAATTCGTGCATCCTAAGATGAATGTAATGCAACACCCGCGTGGAATGCCAAGGCCTTTCAGAATGGATACACCGGTAGAACAGATAGATCCTAAGATCCAACAGGGTGCAAATATGTGTAATAGTAACATTTTACAATCAATGctacaacagcagcaacagcaacatctCCAGCAGTTGGGAATACCTCCGGGTAACTTTCACCATCCAGGTATGAAACAAGTGTACCACGGAGAACCATCCATGCCAATGAAACAATTCCCAGATGTGGTCAATTTGACTAAAACTCACCAACATGGGTCTTCTACTCACAAATCCGGAACATCATCACAGCGGAGAAAAACTACAAAGGTTTTGAAGAGCTCAGGAGGCTCATCAACAGGTGGTACTCCTGTTGTGGACCTTGATGATGAAGAGCCAAAGGATGCTGCTTACTGGGTGAAGGCAGCTTCTAAAGTAGGCGGAGTGAAGAAAGTTAAAGACATACTGGCAATGACAAGGTCATTAAAGAAACACAACAGTGAATCTGGACAGGTTGAAGCAATCTTTGAGGCTGTTCTGGATTCTGCAAGCGGTGGAATGAAGGTCATCATTAAAGAAGGCACAAGAGCGCAGCAGGGAAGCACAGACCAAGGGAAGGGATCCGACTCCAAAAAGACCCTTGTAAAAGAAACTATCCCTACTTCAGAAACTTCAGAAGTCTCTAACGTCATAAATGTTAAGAAAGTATCAGCTGAATTGTCTGATCAATCGGAGCTTCACAAATCAGAGATTTCCTCACCAAACACAGAACTGAATGCTGGGGCTGGGCATGAAAGAGAAACTCCTAAAAAGTACTTGCAAACAACTTTCGAATCTGGATCTCAATTTGCAGAGAGTGATGAAACTAAGGATGCAGCCATCACTTTGTTAGACCTTGGCTCTTCAAACCCAAATTATCTGGATAACAAAGATAGGGAAGGGATGACTGTGATTGAGGAAAAGTCAGTGCTAGAAATGTCAATAACTCCAATGGACACCAAATCCGAGGATGGAGCTACTTTGGAATCAGAGAGTTGTTCTCCAGTCTTAGAGTTAAGAGAAGTGCAAAGCATCAGATCTCCCTGTGATGAAATAGTTGGCGATCGCCATGATGAAGTCTGTAACACTGTGCCTGAACAAACTGTCTCCCCGTCAGTGGAACAGGAACTGGTAACTTGTGAGAGTGCTGGATTAGGAACATTATCAAACCAACCCTTAGTAGAACTAAGCGACAGTCAACAGACACCAACAGAAACTCTCAGTCTTGCAGCATCAACTGATACTCCACAGTCACCAAATATATGTGCTGATGACCAGAAAAGTTCAGATATTGTCGAAAATGAAGATGGTACTGTAACAGATTCAGGTGAAGGTCAGCTTCATTTGGAATTCGAAGAGGACACTGACAAAGTTGAAGTCTCATCTCAGACAAAAAGACTTTTAGAGGAAGCAGTAAGCAAATCACAGGAACAGAGACTCACTGCATATGAAGCAATACCAAATACGAGTTCCACACCTCTTGATACATCCACAAGTGAACAAGTGGATCACGATTGCACATCAGACAGTTGCACTGAGCAGCAAAAAACCTCCCTTGTTGTTATAGATCCTGACAGTAAAGAAGAAGATCCTCAACAATCTTTAAAGGATACAGTCCCAGAATCCACTGAAGAGCCAAGAATTTCCTCTGAAACAGTTCCTGAGGTAGTTGGTTCATGCAGCGATGTGGGTTCATTACATGGTGAAGACAGCCACATGAGTTCAGGTAATCTGTCGTTAAACATTTCCACAGCTGAGATACCAGATGCTGAAGTACAGCGGGATCTTGATGCTTGGTGTTCGGGAGAAGACAGTGCGTCCCAGCATGAGAATGATCATGCCAGTGATCAGGAAGATACAGTACTTGTCCTAGCATTAGGGGAATGCAGTGATGAAACAGGCGGCCTTATAGAGCATACAGAACCCAAGTCTTCAGAGGGTAGTGACACTGAGGTAACAGTCATGGAGGATCAGGCAATGGGTTCTGTTATAGGAAAAACTGATAAAGATCAACTGCAAACCCAAAAGATCAGTGAAACAGCTACACACACTATACCGATTGAGAGTGAACCAGCCGAGCAATACCAATCAAAAGACATTCAATCAATGAGGGAAGGTGAAACGATGGACAGTGAACCAGGGAATGAAACGATAGACAAACAACTGGTTGAGGAGGATCAATCAATGGATTGTGAATCAGTCAAGTTGGATGGACCATCAAAATGTGAACCAGTAGAACAGGGCGAATCTTTGGATTGTGAATCAGTAAAACAAAAGCAACCATCGGAACTTGAACCGGTGAAAAAGGATCAAGCAATGGACTGTGAACCAGTGAAACAGGAACAATCGCCGGAGTATGAACCAGTGAAGGAGGAACAATCATCGAGTTGTGAACCAGAGAATGAGGATCAGTCAGTGGAGTGTGAACAAGTGAAAGAACGATTTGAGTCTAAATCCGAGATGCAGAATCAATCATTGGACTATGAATCACTAAAGCAGGATCAATCATTAGAGTGCGAACAAGTGAAGCTAAATCAATCATCACACTGTGAACCAGTTCATCCGGATCATTTATCGGAGTGTGAACTAGTGAATCAGGTTGAATCATCTGAGTGCGAACCAGTGAAGGAGGATCAATCATCAGACTGTGAACAAGTGAAGCAGGATGAATCATTGAAATATGTACCAGTGAAGCAGGATCAATCCTCAGACCGTGCACCAGTGAAGGAGGATCAATCATCAGACTGTGAACAAGTGAAGCAGGACAACCCTTTGGAGTGTGAACCAGTGAAGCAGGATCAATCAGTGGAGTGTGCACCAGTAAAGCTGGATCAATTATCAGAATGTGAACCAGTGAAGCAGGACGAATCATCACACTGTGACTCGGGGAATACGGATCAATCATCAGACTGTTTACCAGTGAAGCAGGATCAAGTTCCGGAGTGTGAACCAGTGAATCCCGGTGAGTCATCGAAGTGTGAACCAGTGAAGCTTGATCAAGCAATGGAGTGTGAACCAGTGAAGCAGGATCTAGGAATGGATTGTGAACCAATTCATCAAGATCGAGCAACGGAAAGTGAACCTATGGAAAAGGATCAATCATTTGAATCTGAAGCAGTGACGTCGGCTCCAGCGATGGAGTGTGAACCTTTTCTACAAGACCAGGCATCAAAAAGTGAACCAATGCCGCAAGATGAAGGCTATGATCCATCTACAAGTAACGATAAAGTATTGACAGTAGATCAAGTGTTAGAGGATGACTCAATGTCAGAAGATGAAGTAATGGACCATGATTCATTGGAGACTGATCAACCCGTAGACTCTGAACATATGACCCAAGATTGCCTAACGAGTCGTGAACAATCGAATCTCACCCAGAACCTTGAACAAACCGGAGAAGTGAACACCTCAGTGCAACCACTGGATAGAGAACGGGCTGTGAACGAGAACTTGAGAGATGACAGCCATCAGTGTTCAGAAGACTACAACATTGAACCAATGGACGAAGGTGAATCATTACATGCGGATCAGCCAGTCCGGTTGGACAGCGAATCTACAATCGGTAACTCTATGAAACAAGACAGTGGACCAGTAACTCAAGATCATTTAACAGTAAGAGAACTTGGCAATCAAAATCTTGTTATTGATGATCAACCAGAGAAAACTGAGAGCAATGCACCAGTGGAAGATGACACAAATTCATTCCTGGAAAACGATGAAAGTAATCCAGTTGGTCAAGAAGATGAACAGAGCGAACAAGGTGATGAAGTTGAACCAGCTGATAGTACACATTTAGATCAAGTCCCTTTGCTTGAAACCGTTAAAGGTAACGATCTGGATGAAGCAACTGTGTTAGAGTCACACCTTGTTGAGAACCAGGAAGTAAAGGGGGAAGACACTTCTGTAGATATTGAGTCACAAAATGATGAGGACACATCTGGGTTAGGACAAGATCAGCAAAGTCACGTGGTGCTACATGATGCAGCTGTAGAAGAGTCTTCAGAAAATAGCGAGACGGTTGCTCAAGATCGCTTGGAGGAAACTGAACCAGACAGCTCATCAGGGCATGTTCAACCTAACATACAAGATAGCTTGGATTGCAGTGAATCTGTGGAGCAGAGTTTCTCAGAATTAGACAACACGGAACCAGAGAGAAAAGGTTTTGATACGGGTGGGCAATCTACTCTGAGCCCTCAAGCAGGGAAAATAGATGAACCGCTGGAAAAGGAACAAGAACCAGTTCAAGTCAGTATGGTTTATGTTCAAGCGATTGATCAAAATGAGTCGTCGAAAGTCGATGAAGCTGTTTCTGAAAATGTGTTCCTTACAAATCACAGCATAAGAGAGGacaatgtaaacaacaacaGATCCACTGAGAGCTTGCCGTATGAAGACATGGGTAATTTTGAGAGTGGGATGTCGTCTGCTGATTCAGAATTTCAAAGTAAAAGTAGGCCAGCTTTGTCAAACACATCTGCTGATGTTTTACTCTCGGATttgcaggaagattctgaaatGGCTCCAGAAAAATCCATCGAGGAAGTTGACGTCGAATTGGAATCTAAATTGGAGTCTATTGATAAACCTGAGGTCGAACCTCTTGAAACTGTTCAAGTTGATTTATCGAGCACTGAGAGTGATTCTGGTGCTCACAGAAGTAGCCCATCGCCTGCAGTAGGCGATGACTGCCCACTGTCTCCAACAACTCATTCTAGCCAAGAACCTGCGACTGATGATATATCGACCCAGTCAACATCAGAACTGTTATCTTTTGATGATTTAACTGCTCCAAGTGCATCGAATGGACCATCAAGTCTCGACTCTATTGAAAGAGATTCTTCATCTGAAGTCTTCAATCACTGTGAAATGGCCGAAGCATCTGATTCTCTTATCGAAAACTCCCTTGAGCCTTTCAAAGACAGATCCAGTCCTTTTGAGCCAGCTTCAAACATAGAAAGCGACTTACCAAATGGGCTGGTCGAACCGCAGTGCTTGGATGATATTCCTGTGGGTTCTCTAGCGGGGCAGACATCAGATAACTTAAACCAAGACGACGTTGCTGGTGTAGGTAGACAGTCGGGGTTGGATGACGAACAGGAGAATAGAGAGAACACGCCTCTGGTGGAGGAGCCATCGGTGCAGGAGATCTGTACAGTCAGGAGAGAGCCAATCTTAAAGAGGACTATTGGGGAAACACCAAAAAGCATGATGACTGCCAAGGAGGCGGGGTTCAAGAAGGAACGCCTGACTACGGAGGCACCTACAAGAGTACTACGTGGCAATGTTCGAACAG ATCCTTCCTCAGAGTTTTCCTCATCAATGTTCCCTCGTCACTTGGAGATCGGTGACCTTGTGTGGGGACCCATTCGTGGCTACCCATCTTGGCCAGGAAAGCTCGTCAGTGAGGCTGAGGTCAGAGGTCGTTCAAGGAGAGAAGAAGGAAAG ATGTGGGTGAGATGGTTTGGAGATCACAGTTGCACCCAGGTGGAGCCAGAGAAACTAAAGACGCTATCTGAGGGGCTTGAAGCTCATCATAGTGCCCGACAGAGCAATAGAAG CAGGGGTCGTAGGTTGAATAGTACACTAGAAGCCGCCATCCAAGAAGCCATGAATGAATTAGACAAGAAGATGGAACAA GCCAAAGAAAGCAAAATGAAGCCAGTGCCTAAATCATCGAGACAGAAAACAAGATGCAAAAGACTAAGGTGA